A genomic window from Enoplosus armatus isolate fEnoArm2 chromosome 18, fEnoArm2.hap1, whole genome shotgun sequence includes:
- the svopb gene encoding synaptic vesicle 2-related protein: MDKWSRPARIAYKRWRNPELRGEANIVGCSDEDQGTDNEICTIASARVDSEGKESASRSAVDQTEETFTVDDALEAIGFGKFQWKISLLTGLSWVGDAMEMMILSILGPQLHCEWSLPGYKVALITSVVFIGMGISSPLWGNLSDKYGRKVGLTICMCWTMYYGLLSAFSPVYGWLLTLRALTGFGIGGAPQSVTLYSEFLPVKARGPGIMMIEAFWAIGSVLEVLLALLIMPTLGWRWLLGLSALPMAIFVCFCFWLPESPRFDLLRGKTEKAMATLARIAKENGKTMPQGKIIAYIQNERGRIKDLFTSQYLRTTLLLCYIWLAYAFTYYGIVLLTTELFQAGNVCEVAQGAKTEPSCHLECKYLTLADYKDLLWTTTAEFPGLLVILVAVDRIGRKKSMALCFFMFSLCILPIFACIGRTALTIFIFIARAFISGGYQAAFVYTTEIYPTQNRALAMGICSAMARVGALITPFVAQVMLRTSRYLTLSMYCVCSLLAGIASLMLPIETLGRIPQESNIDQEAREQTTTNTTSQSNGTTHSSDQR; this comes from the exons ATGGACAAGTGGAGCAGGCCAGCCAGAATCGCTTACAAGCGGTGGAGAAATCCTGAACTGAG GGGTGAGGCAAATATTGTGGGTTGCAGCGATGAGGACCAGGGCACAGACAATGAGATCTGCACTATAGCCTCAGCAAGAGTCGACTCAGAAGGAAAAGAGTCTGCATCCAGGTCAGCTGTTGATCAAACTGAAG AAACCTTTACAGTAGACGATGCACTAGAGGCCATCGGATTTGGAAAGTTCCAGTGGAAAATCTCCCTCCTCACCGGACTGTCATGG GTAGGAGACGCCATGGAGATGATGATCCTCAGTATCTTGGGCCCCCAGCTGCACTGTGAGTGGAGTCTGCCCGGCTACAAGGTGGCTCTCATAACATCG GTGGTGTTCATCGGGATGGGGATCAGTTCACCTCTATGGGGGAATTTGTCCGACAAGTATGGCAGAAAAGTA GGTCTGACGATTTGTATGTGCTGGACTATGTACTACGGCCTGTTGAGTGCCTTCTCTCCGGTGTACGGCTGGCTCTTGACCCTGCGAGCCCTCACAGGCTTTGGCATCGGAGGAGCTCCTCAGTC GGTGACACTGTACTCAGAATTTCTCCCGGTGAAGGCAAGAGGTCCCGGCATCATGATGATTGAG GCATTCTGGGCCATTGGGTCTGTGCTGGAGGTCCTCCTGGCATTGTTGATAATGCCCACTCTCGGCTGGAGGTGGCTGCTCGGCCTGTCCGCTCTACCAATGGCAATCTTTGTCTGCTTCTGCTTT TGGCTGCCTGAAAGTCCTCGATTTGACTTGCTGAGGGGAAAAACGGAGAAAGCCATGGCAACATTAGCACGCATCGCCAAAGAGAATGGCAAGACCATGCCTCAAGGGAAGATCATCGCCTATATTCAG aaTGAGCGTGGACGGATCAAAGATCTCTTCACTTCTCAGTATTTGAGGACtactcttcttctgtgttatATATG GTTAGCATATGCCTTCACCTATTATGGGATTGTCCTGTTGACAACTGAGCTGTTCCAAGCTGGAAATGTATGTGAGG TGGCCCAAGGGGCCAAGACTGAACCGAGCTGTCATCTGGAatgcaaatatttgacattaGCTGACTACAAAGACCTTTTATGGACAACCACGGCTGAATTCCCAG GTCTTTTAGTTATCCTTGTGGCAGTGGACCGTATTGGCAGGAAGAAGAGCATGGCTCtgtgtttcttcatgttttctttgtgcatcCTGCCTATATTTGCTTGTATTGGGAG GACAGCTCTTACAATCTTCATCTTTATTGCCAGAGCCTTCATCTCTGGAGGATACcaagctgcttttgtttacacAACAGAG ATATACCCTACACAAAACAGAGCCTTAGCAATGGGGATTTGCAGTGCAATGGCCAGGGTGGGTGCCCTCATTACCCCCTTTGTGGCACAG GTGATGCTCAGGACGTCACGGTATTTGACCCTGTCCATGTACTGCGTCTGTAGTCTGCTGGCAGGCATTGCATCGTTGATGCTGCCCATTGAGACGTTGGGCAGGATTCCGCAGGAGTCCAATATTGACCAGGAGGCCAGGGAGCAGACCACCACCAACACAACCAGCCAGTCAAATGGTACCACGCACTCCTCAGACCAGAGGTAG
- the ssh1b gene encoding protein phosphatase Slingshot homolog 1, which produces MALVTLQRSPTPSAASSASTTNSSAGEDFGSDDDRKNNQSLSESFFMVKGAALFLQQGGSAQGPKTPTHHKHAGDLPQHLQVMFKILRSEDRIKLAVRLESGWSDRVRYMVVIYTNGHQDTEENIVLGMDFTDKDSKDCSIGMALPLWSDTNIHLDGDGGFSVNTAGRSHVFKPVSVQAMWSALQVLHKACEVSRRFNYFPGGIALTWMAFYESCITSEQSCVNEWNAMTDLETTRPDSPTMFVDRPTERERTECLIKAKLRSIMTFQDLENITSKEIRTELEQHMSCNLTEYKEFIDNEMLLILGQMDKATLIFDHVYLGSEWNASNLEELRDCGVGYILNVTREIDNFFPGMFSYHNVRVYDEEATDLLAHWNETYNFIVKAKKNNSKCLVHCKMGVSRSASTVIAYAMKEYGWSLEKAYNFVKQKRSIAQPNAAFMRQLAEYEGILDASKQRHNKLWRPETDEEGSDDLQASGHSTGGEETPVLRGEEAWGGCGASPCRGMGLEMEPLDSLNYNYYFRRLSDSALDSEPSTPVRGPPLLGMERVFIEIEDVERDALLEDEGFPMAHLALPGGGTAAQTCGRLDPLEDMRLRLEFSTLEEEDEEEAKKEEAEMAALAQTPGNSDGKEAERTEESRLGLANLNTNNSNRLAAKRSCPAAFDDSASTGNPLKVKPSYQSCKDCLRLPQGRRCDRPAGGRSHRLNPSRHCTVPSICIDPPGTNFASTPILQSLQAPAVVPANLVQPCGHLYRCATCGPSVPPVPLMSHQKLVSPMSCEETPPDRSSVETEDMDEPQGDNVGEQISREGTGAISVTTAEGLKLQPGGAVELQQQALAQLQMPGLGIEFGLELMRQRAEQLDKLPSLAMEGQLPVGPLP; this is translated from the exons ATGGCCCTGGTGACTCTGCAGCGCTCTCCCACTCCCAGTGCAGCATCCTCGGCCAGCACGACAAACAGCAGTGCGGGGGAG gaTTTTGGAAGTGATGACGACCGTAAAAACAATCAGAG CCTCAGCGAGAGCTTCTTCATGGTCAAAGGAGCCGCCCTCTTCCTCCAGCAGGGCGGCAGCGCACAAGGACCAAAGACCCCGACCCACCACAAACATGCAg GTGATTTACCTCAACACCTGCAGGTCATGTTCAAGATCCTCCGGTCTGAAGATCGCATTAAGCTG GCTGTACGGTTAGAGAGTGGATGGTCAGACCGGGTGCGCTACATGGTCGTCATCTACACCAATGGCCATCaagacacagaggaaaatatCGTCCTGGGAATGGACTTCACAGACAAGGACAG TAAAGATTGCTCTATTGGGATGGCGCTGCCACTGTGGAGTGATACCAACATACATTTAGATGGAGACGG aggcttcagtgtgaacacagcGGGGCGGTCACATGTCTTCAAGCCTGTGTCTGTGCAGGCCATGTG GTCTGCCCTGCAGGTCCTTCACAAGGCATGCGAGGTGTCACGCCGGTTCAACTACTTCCCAGGGGGCATTGCTCTCACTTGGATGGCCTTCTATGAGAGCTGCATCACCTCAGAGCAAAGCTGCGTCAATGAGTGGAATGCTATGACCGACCTGGAGACCACCCGGCCCGACTCACCCACCATGTTCGTCGACCG GCCAACTGAACGAGAGAGAACAGAGTGTCTCATTAAAGCCAAGCTACGCAGCATCATGACGTTTCAAGACCTGGAGAACATCACTTCGAAGGAG ATCCGTACTGAGCTGGAGCAGCATATGAGCTGTAACCTCACAGAGTACAAAGAGTTCATAGACAACGAGATGCTTCTGATCCTGGGTCAGATGGACAAGGCCACACTTATCTTTGACCATGTTTACTTG GGCTCTGAGTGGAACGCTTCCAATCTGGAGGAACTCCGAGACTGCGG GGTGGGTTACATCCTGAATGTTACCCGAGAGATTGACAACTTCTTCCCAGGGATGTTCTCTTATCACAACGTCCGTGTGTACGATGAGGAGGCCACCGACCTGCTGGCCCACTGGAACGAAACCtacaactttattgtcaaaGCCAA GAAGAACAATTCCAAGTGCCTGGTGCACTGTAAGATGGGGGTGAGCCGGTCTGCCTCTACAGTTATTGCCTATGCAATGAAGGAGTATGGCTGGTCTCTGGAGAAAGCCTACAACTTTGTCAAGCAGAAAAGGAGTATAGCTCAGCCAAACGCTGCTTTCATGAGACAGCTGGCAGAATACGAGGGAATCCTGGACGCAAG TAAACAGCGTCACAACAAGCTGTGGAGGCCTGAAACTGATGAGGAGGGATCGGATGATTTGCAAGCCTCTGGCCACAGTACTGGTGGGGAGGAGACACCAGTGCTCAGAGGGGAAGAAGCCTGGGGAGGCTGCGGGGCATCTCCCTGCAGGGGTATGGGTCTGGAAATGGAGCCCCTCGACTCTCTTAACTACAATTATTACTTCAGACGTTTGTCAGACTCTGCACTAGACAGTGAGCCTTCCACCCCAGTACGGGGCCCCCCTCTGCTAGGTATGGAAAGAGTTTTCATTGAGATTGAAGACGTAGAGAGGGACGCCCTATTGGAGGACGAGGGTTTCCCCATGGCCCATTTAGCCCTGCCTGGCGGGGGCACGGCTGCTCAGACGTGTGGGCGTCTTGACCCCCTGGAGGACATGAGACTGAGGCTCGAGTTCAGTAcgctggaggaagaggatgaggaggaggccaaGAAAGAGGAAGCTGAGATGGCGGCCTTGGCTCAAACACCTGGAAATTCAGATGGGAAGGAGGCCGAGAGGACGGAGGAAAGCCGGTTGGGCCTAGCCAACCTgaacaccaacaacagcaaccGCCTAGCTGCCAAGCGCAGCTGCCCTGCAGCTTTTGAC GACAGTGCTAGCACAGGAAACCCTTTAAAAGTGAAGCCCTCCTATCAGTCCTGTAAAGACTGCCTGCGTCTACCACAAGGGCGGCGCTGTGACCGTCCAGCAGGAGGCCGATCCCACCGCCTTAACCCCTCCCGCCACTGCACTGTACCCTCCATATGCATTGATCCGCCCGGGACCAATTTTGCTTCCACCCCAATTCTGCAGTCTCTGCAAGCCCCGGCAGTTGTCCCAGCTAACCTGGTCCAGCCCTGTGGTCACCTCTACCGCTGTGCCACCTGCGGCCCCAGTGTCCCACCTGTCCCTCTAATGAGCCACCAGAAACTGGTCTCACCCATGAGCTGCGAGGAGACGCCTCCCGACCGCAGCTCAGTGGAGACAGAGGACATGGACGAACCCCAGGGGGACAACGTGGGAGAACAAATATCAAGGGAGGGTACAGGGGCCATCAGTGTGACCACTGCAGAAGGTTTAAAATTACAACCTGGTGGCGCAGTGGAGCTTCAGCAGCAAGCTCTGGCCCAGCTGCAAATGCCAGGACTGGGGATAGAGTTTGGTCTGGAACTGATGcgacagagagcagagcagcttGACAAGCTGCCAAGCTTGGCCATGGAGGGCCAGCTCCCAGTAGGGCCTCTGCCTTAA